The Capsicum annuum cultivar UCD-10X-F1 chromosome 3, UCD10Xv1.1, whole genome shotgun sequence genomic sequence GTAAGCTTTTGTCCTTATTTTGTTGAAACCATTATCTCCCAATAAAACGCGTAAAGGTACAATCTTTCTATTCAGAAACTATTGTTTAATACTTTCTCATCTCATCTTCACTTACTTTACAATGTTTATTATTATGTTCTAAAGAGCTTCAAGAAACAAGCATAATCTTGGCTGTTATGTTATGGTTCTAACATTCATTTTAACTGTATTTGGCTGCTGATGAATATCTTATGCCATGTACCATTTCTTGTTGCAATCATGTGATTTGTGGATGTTTGTCTTGGTTTCTTTGGGCTTAAGAGATGTAGGTCCCAATATTGTGAAAACATTGAATTTGGTGTCCTTTGTTGAACATATCCTATTTCTTTAGAGAATTTTTGACCTTTTGAGGACTTGAGGTTATCTATGGGGGTATTTTCTGGTCACTAGTCTGTGTTCTGAATTCCATTGAGGACTTGAGGGGGTGGAGAGCAGCCTTTTGTCCTTCTTGATTACCTATTTTTCGAAAAATAGAGCTGGAGGTTGGTTTCAAGATTCAGGAAGGACCATCCAAAGTTTAGGACTTTTACTTTAGATCAATCTGTTTCTACCTTTCGCCTGAAAATGGATGATGATAAATCGGCAGAACAACATGTAATTGCTGCAGCTCATCACCTTGTGAAGGCGTTGCAATTACAAGCCAGGACGAGCTTGAGCAATGAAGCAAGAAGAACTCTAGCCGATCTTGACAGTCACTTGGCTGCTATGGCCAAAGCAAAAGAGGATGAGACCACAAGTCTCAGAGAGATTGAAGGCCGGTTTAAGTCAGCTCAGGCAAAGATCATGACCTTGCAATCGAATTGTTTGAAGGTATGGGATGCTGGTCCTTCTGAACTTTTTGAGTATCTGCAAAATGTAGAAGAAATCCGGACTATAATAGAGAGCTTAGAAAGTATGATGCCAAACAAGAACGGGAAACAAAACAGACTTGCTAGCCAAGCTCACAGTGTGTTGCAAATGGCTATGGTAAGGCTGCAGGAAGAAGTTATCTACATTCTTGCACAGAATAAGCAGTGTTTTGGGCATGCATGTGTGTCGTTCCACTCTTGTGAAGAGATCGTTGTTGATGAGGAGTCGATGGTCTCAATTGACGAAGACTCAGTTGAGGGAATATCTTGCCTAGACAGTAGTAGAGCTGACTCAGAAGTAAGTATAATGGATTTGGTCCATCCAGGGGTTGTTCCTCATATCAAGTCTATTGCAGATCTGATGTTTGCTTCACATTACATTCAGGAATTTTGCCAGGTTTTTATCAGATTCTGGAAAGATGCACTGTATGAATACTTGAGGCTTTTCTGTATGCAGCAAATCAGCATAGAAGATGTGCTGAGAATGGACTGGACTTTCTTGAATTGTAGAATTAAGAAGTGGCGCCAGGCAACGAAGAATGTCATTGCATTCTATCTCCCTAGCCAGAAAAACCTCTTTGATCAGCTCCTTGGTGAGTTTGGATCTGTAAGTTCAACCTGTTTCATTGAGTGTTCAAAGGATGCCATGTTGTGTCTTCTGAATTTTGGCCAAGCTGTAGCTATTGGCCCCCTTCAACCAGAACGTCTTTTTTGTTTACTTGACATGTATGAGCTTCTAAGAGGTCTTTGTCAAGATGTGGATGCTTTGTTTAGTGAAGACCATGGCAACTTCATTCAAGTGGAGTACCATAAACTCTTCAAAAATCTAGGAGATTCTGCAAAAGCAATCTTTCTGGGGTTGGGAAAT encodes the following:
- the LOC107862314 gene encoding exocyst complex component EXO70E2 isoform X1; this translates as MDDDKSAEQHVIAAAHHLVKALQLQARTSLSNEARRTLADLDSHLAAMAKAKEDETTSLREIEGRFKSAQAKIMTLQSNCLKVWDAGPSELFEYLQNVEEIRTIIESLESMMPNKNGKQNRLASQAHSVLQMAMVRLQEEVIYILAQNKQCFGHACVSFHSCEEIVVDEESMVSIDEDSVEGISCLDSSRADSEVSIMDLVHPGVVPHIKSIADLMFASHYIQEFCQVFIRFWKDALYEYLRLFCMQQISIEDVLRMDWTFLNCRIKKWRQATKNVIAFYLPSQKNLFDQLLGEFGSVSSTCFIECSKDAMLCLLNFGQAVAIGPLQPERLFCLLDMYELLRGLCQDVDALFSEDHGNFIQVEYHKLFKNLGDSAKAIFLGLGNRIASNTSTTPFQGGGVHPLTKYVINYFMLLSEYSDILRFLLEDRVVENSGGDVDAVVRLDISSEFPCQLALHLQSVASTLESNLEHRSSLYKDDSLKHIFLMNNIHYMVQKIKNSKVRTCFGDEWIKRHIVKYVQHEKSYERITWIPILSLITGYEKSGKAVLKERCRNFSIAFEDVYKNQTGWSIPDIELREDLRISTALKVVHAYRTFVGQVKQSLSDKHIKYTEEDMEKHLLDFFQGSAKSLNHHWRR
- the LOC107862314 gene encoding exocyst complex component EXO70E2 isoform X2 — translated: MDDDKSAEQHVIAAAHHLVKALQLQARTSLSNEARRTLADLDSHLAAMAKAKEDETTSLREIEGRFKSAQAKIMTLQSNCLKVWDAGPSELFEYLQNVEEIRTIIESLESMMPNKNGKQNRLASQAHSVLQMAMVRLQEEVIYILAQNKQCFGHACVSFHSCEEIVVDEESMVSIDEDSVEGISCLDSSRADSEEFCQVFIRFWKDALYEYLRLFCMQQISIEDVLRMDWTFLNCRIKKWRQATKNVIAFYLPSQKNLFDQLLGEFGSVSSTCFIECSKDAMLCLLNFGQAVAIGPLQPERLFCLLDMYELLRGLCQDVDALFSEDHGNFIQVEYHKLFKNLGDSAKAIFLGLGNRIASNTSTTPFQGGGVHPLTKYVINYFMLLSEYSDILRFLLEDRVVENSGGDVDAVVRLDISSEFPCQLALHLQSVASTLESNLEHRSSLYKDDSLKHIFLMNNIHYMVQKIKNSKVRTCFGDEWIKRHIVKYVQHEKSYERITWIPILSLITGYEKSGKAVLKERCRNFSIAFEDVYKNQTGWSIPDIELREDLRISTALKVVHAYRTFVGQVKQSLSDKHIKYTEEDMEKHLLDFFQGSAKSLNHHWRR